In Clostridium swellfunianum, a genomic segment contains:
- a CDS encoding polysaccharide lyase 8 family protein: MKNDETQQVKANFNFLRERWKWNLLGVDEINKEDLDIKLIIEKTTKNAVTVWNSLNKSEHRKYLWETLYNDKVSGNITECYIRLREMAIAYCMKGSELEGNKALLDDIINALEWLYENRYNENTDYYDNWWPFDIGIPLRLNDIVVLLYDDLTENQILKYMKAIEKFAFDPTVCRADKVKTTGANRVDMCKVVAVSGIILKSESMMMRAKENLREVFQYVSEGDGFYTDGSFVQHGAIPYTCSYGAVLIEGLSVMQLLLSNSPWQLDYAEANNIYDWIYNSYEPLIYKGAAMDMARGRAVSRYFLQDHVIGHDIISSILRISNYAPDPHNTKLKSMLKHWIISDSQNNFFENMDAVSIMSAKKLLQDDSILPKKELVGHWNFANMDRVVHRTKDFAFAISMYSKRIQNYEDMNDENKKAWYTSDGMTYLYNNDLNHYSEDFWPTVNPYRMAGTTVDTAERKIVLQKDGIGGQRKSNNSWVGGATLAGIYGACGMALESGFSTLTAKKSWFMFQEEIVALGAGISSSDNRDIETIIENRRLEYKGDNTLIANGETLPCYLGWKKHLKSIKWMHLKGTNKGSDIGYYFPSLIDVEVVREERRGCWKDINADGTSDEFCRKYLTLWINHGLNPNNEHYCYVLLPNKSVEKVESYAEKPDILILENSKVLQAVKNTRLNIIAANLWEDKKIIIENISCNKKACFMVMQSGKEIELAVSDPTMENKGTIEIEIDKMLKEIISKDDEIEVKRNIHNTSFIINVKEAKGKTFRIKFNV, translated from the coding sequence ATGAAAAATGATGAAACACAACAAGTGAAAGCAAATTTCAATTTTCTGCGAGAAAGATGGAAATGGAATCTTCTTGGTGTTGATGAAATTAATAAAGAAGATTTGGATATTAAATTAATTATTGAGAAAACCACAAAAAATGCTGTAACTGTATGGAACTCATTAAACAAAAGTGAACATAGAAAATACTTATGGGAAACTCTATATAACGATAAAGTTTCAGGCAATATTACTGAATGCTATATCAGACTAAGGGAAATGGCTATTGCCTATTGTATGAAGGGTTCTGAGCTGGAAGGCAATAAAGCTCTTTTAGATGATATTATTAACGCCCTAGAATGGCTATATGAAAATAGATACAATGAGAATACTGATTATTATGATAACTGGTGGCCTTTTGATATTGGAATCCCCCTAAGACTTAATGATATAGTTGTACTCTTGTATGATGATTTAACGGAGAATCAAATACTAAAGTATATGAAAGCAATTGAAAAGTTTGCCTTTGATCCAACTGTATGCAGAGCTGATAAAGTAAAAACCACTGGTGCTAACAGGGTCGATATGTGTAAGGTTGTCGCAGTAAGTGGGATTATTTTAAAAAGTGAATCAATGATGATGCGTGCTAAAGAGAATCTAAGAGAAGTTTTTCAATATGTTTCAGAAGGAGATGGCTTTTATACTGACGGTTCCTTTGTACAGCATGGAGCAATACCATATACCTGCAGCTATGGAGCAGTACTAATTGAAGGCTTGTCTGTAATGCAGCTACTACTTTCAAATTCGCCTTGGCAGCTAGATTATGCTGAAGCAAATAATATATATGATTGGATATATAATTCATACGAGCCTCTTATTTATAAGGGGGCTGCTATGGATATGGCAAGGGGGAGAGCTGTATCTAGATATTTTCTACAAGATCATGTAATCGGCCATGATATTATAAGTTCTATACTAAGGATATCTAATTATGCACCAGACCCTCATAATACTAAGCTTAAGAGTATGCTCAAGCATTGGATTATATCCGATTCACAAAATAATTTTTTTGAAAATATGGACGCTGTGTCAATAATGTCCGCGAAAAAACTACTTCAGGATGACAGTATATTACCTAAGAAAGAGCTCGTAGGGCATTGGAATTTTGCTAATATGGATAGAGTTGTTCATAGAACTAAAGATTTTGCTTTTGCTATTAGCATGTATTCTAAGAGAATACAGAACTATGAGGATATGAATGATGAGAATAAAAAAGCATGGTATACCTCTGATGGAATGACTTATCTGTATAATAATGACTTAAATCATTATAGCGAGGATTTTTGGCCAACAGTTAATCCTTATAGAATGGCTGGAACAACTGTTGATACAGCTGAAAGAAAAATTGTTCTTCAAAAAGATGGAATTGGCGGGCAAAGAAAATCAAATAACAGCTGGGTTGGAGGAGCTACCTTAGCCGGAATATATGGAGCTTGTGGTATGGCTTTAGAATCGGGCTTCAGCACTCTTACTGCAAAGAAATCCTGGTTTATGTTTCAGGAAGAGATAGTAGCCTTAGGTGCTGGCATCTCAAGTAGTGATAATAGAGATATTGAAACTATTATTGAAAATAGAAGGCTAGAATATAAAGGGGATAACACTTTAATTGCAAATGGTGAAACTCTACCTTGTTATTTAGGTTGGAAAAAGCATCTAAAGAGCATAAAATGGATGCATCTAAAGGGGACCAATAAAGGTTCAGATATAGGGTATTACTTTCCAAGCTTAATAGATGTTGAGGTTGTACGAGAAGAAAGAAGAGGATGCTGGAAGGATATAAACGCCGATGGTACAAGCGATGAGTTTTGTAGAAAGTATTTAACTCTGTGGATTAATCATGGATTAAATCCGAATAATGAACATTATTGTTATGTGCTGCTTCCTAATAAAAGTGTTGAAAAGGTTGAGAGCTATGCCGAAAAGCCAGATATTCTAATTTTGGAAAACTCGAAAGTGCTTCAGGCTGTTAAAAATACTAGACTTAATATCATAGCTGCTAATCTATGGGAAGATAAAAAAATAATTATTGAGAATATAAGCTGTAATAAGAAAGCTTGCTTTATGGTTATGCAGTCAGGAAAGGAAATAGAGTTGGCAGTTTCAGATCCAACTATGGAGAATAAGGGAACTATTGAGATTGAAATAGATAAAATGCTAAAAGAAATAATTAGCAAGGACGATGAAATAGAAGTTAAAAGAAATATACATAATACAAGCTTTATTATAAATGTTAAAGAAGCAAAGGGAAAAACCTTTAGGATTAAATTTAATGTTTAA
- a CDS encoding MFS transporter: MKNKITQFNSLFGFIGITTCIYSTFIMPYLKLKGFSMTELGMFSSINIGMSILGQFVFGYICDSIKTIKKIFIFNLVMLSIVAVAMQITTNTYIIILLIGSIGFFQGPLSVLSDSWVLSNERYISQSFGSIRAWASIGWAACSIFMGVLIENFGWSIFLKAYIIMLLLTSAVTLKISDIRRDINPKEKGVKINPLILFKDYRYVFVVVIMILLTTTHQTLSFLYVKITNLGGTSKHIGISAFVMAVCELPVFFGSQYIIKRFKLTSLFMFSSCMYLIRMLLLGNSASYIQVIMLGSLQMVTFSVYVITYKYFIAEIAPGNLQVTAQSTAVSVCAIGSIIFSSAAGYIIDLYGVDMVFAIGACTSTAGIILIIIYWLCIERKKLRME, from the coding sequence ATGAAAAATAAAATTACGCAATTTAACAGCTTATTTGGTTTTATTGGCATAACTACCTGCATATATAGTACATTTATAATGCCTTACTTAAAATTAAAAGGTTTTAGCATGACAGAGTTAGGAATGTTTAGTTCCATTAATATTGGCATGTCTATACTAGGGCAATTCGTATTTGGATATATATGTGATTCAATAAAAACAATTAAAAAAATTTTTATTTTTAATTTGGTTATGCTGTCAATAGTTGCTGTTGCTATGCAGATTACTACAAATACCTACATTATAATCTTATTGATTGGCAGTATTGGTTTTTTTCAAGGACCGTTATCGGTGCTTTCAGATAGCTGGGTACTCAGTAATGAAAGATATATTAGTCAAAGCTTTGGAAGCATAAGAGCGTGGGCATCTATAGGATGGGCTGCATGTTCAATATTTATGGGAGTTTTAATTGAAAATTTTGGCTGGAGTATATTTTTAAAGGCATATATTATAATGCTTTTACTGACGTCAGCAGTTACACTAAAAATCAGTGACATCCGAAGAGATATAAATCCTAAGGAAAAAGGTGTAAAAATTAACCCTTTAATCTTGTTTAAGGATTATAGATATGTGTTTGTAGTAGTTATAATGATTTTATTAACTACTACTCATCAAACTCTATCTTTTTTATATGTTAAGATTACTAACTTAGGTGGAACATCAAAACATATAGGTATTTCAGCCTTTGTTATGGCTGTTTGTGAACTTCCAGTATTCTTCGGGTCCCAATACATAATAAAAAGATTTAAACTAACAAGTCTTTTTATGTTTTCTTCATGTATGTATTTAATAAGAATGCTGCTTTTAGGAAATTCAGCTTCCTATATTCAAGTAATAATGTTAGGAAGTTTACAAATGGTTACTTTTTCTGTTTATGTTATCACTTATAAATATTTTATAGCAGAAATAGCACCTGGTAACCTTCAGGTAACAGCGCAATCAACTGCAGTATCTGTTTGTGCAATTGGAAGTATTATTTTTTCAAGCGCTGCAGGCTATATTATTGATTTGTACGGTGTAGATATGGTTTTTGCCATAGGAGCTTGCACAAGTACTGCTGGAATAATTCTTATAATTATATATTGGTTATGTATTGAAAGAAAAAAATTAAGAATGGAGTGA